Genomic segment of Falco peregrinus isolate bFalPer1 chromosome 5, bFalPer1.pri, whole genome shotgun sequence:
CCTTTGTGGCTTGCCCCATGTGCCATGCTCAAAATCTGGGGAGTTCATGGTAAACAAGGCAGTTTGGAAAGTGCTGTTTGAACTCCTCTGCtaagacattattttaattgtttggggtttttcccccttggGAGATTCGCAGACTTGTTCAGGAagtggggctgcaggcaggatgtGAGTGTGCGACCGAGTCTGCTTTACATGGGCAGTTCATCCATTCATTGCTCTGGCTCAACCGGGGCCTACTCAATATGCACTTACTACCTGGACTACCAATGTACTGGAGATTTAGTTGTGTAAAGACAAAGACTGCAGCTTATGGCTCTCATCTCTTCCTGCATGGTTGTGAACCACTGAGCTGGTAGGGCCTGAACAAGATGACCTCTTACAGAAACACTGTCATGTTTTCAAGCAAAAGtttatttccagcagttttGCCTCTCAGAAGTTGAACAGATTTGTCAGCGTTCTTCCTGTTGAACTATTAGTCTTTGGCAAGGTGGGGCTGTAGTTGCTCTGTATTGTAGTGCATTCAGTATCTTAATACAATTTGAGAATGCTTACTAATAAAATCTTTAGTATTCTATAGTAAAAACTGACAGTGCATGCTGATGAAGAATCTCTTGAACAAACTTGGGTTTTGAGAAACTCTGGGTTTTATAGCAACTGTGCCTTTCACATAGTAGGTCTTAACATGTTGATATTCTTCCATGGGTTTTGACTGTTTTGTTCTCTGCACTTGGAGTCTCGGAAATCCAGGTAAGTACAGAAGTGAAGTGAATGCCAGTTTTATTGTCTTGGCTTGGAAGTGTTACTGCCTAGTCTTTAAACAAATCTTATGAAGTACTCCTTTCCCAGCACAAGACTAACTTTCTGAATAAGGTATATCAGTCtagacaagaaataaaatttcagtcttttaaagaacaatttcaCCTTCTTGCAGGATGAACTAAATTGAATGTAATTCACTTTAAATATGCCAAACTATGCTTTCCAATGAAAGATGACACAGTAACAATTAATGTAGCTCAATCtcattatttacagaaaatgctTGGCCTGAATGCCATTACctttgtttggtggttgtttttttttttttgctccacTCTTGGTCATTGTCACCTAACAGAAAGGTTGAAAGATTTTTCTCCAGAGCAACTGAATCAATGGTAGGATCTttccacaaaaattaaaaggcatttCACATGGGCTGAAAATAGGCAGCAACCACTGAAATTAGCTGGTCTTGCTAAAGCATGGAAtaaagaacttttcagttttaataaggacctttatttttatttttcctacaaAGAAGATAGAAAACCTATAATGATTTAAATGTTTCACTTATCCTTTTTGATTTAAATTCTGCATAGCAACCCTTGAATCAGTAATTACTTCAGCATACAGGATTGGTGGTTGGAAcaagatgtattttattttgtcagcaACAAAAAATAGCCAAATTCTGCATTGAGAACACATTTCCAGTAGAGTTAATTCTTGATCATCAAGTCAGCACTCCCAAAATTTCCAAAATGCCATGTGATCATAGTAGTGTTTTTATCTGAAAGTGGAGTACTTGAGTTTATCCCAGTCTTCTGAACTATCTAATTGAAGATACTGCTTTTCAGCAAGTCTCAAGAATTTGTTCTCCAGCAGTTTTTCAGTATGGGATTTAGAGTAAATTAAGATCTCTTTTTCTCACATCACTAACAAAGTGGAACCAACCATGCCTGTATTTAAGACTTACTTTAAATGTGACTTACTTAAATGTTCCTGATGGTTAAAAACCATAAGGGCTTGGTAAAATGAAATGTGGATTCATAATGGATCAGAGGATGATTTAGACTATTAAGAATTGAAGGTTTAGTTACTAAAATCAAGAACTGTAAAGTTGAAAAAGGCTAAATTTCCATAGCCATCTGATGGAAATGTGACTAGGAAGTTGCAAATAGAAGTGTAATGGTTGTGAAGCGCTAGTAATTTGCTGTATGCTTGAGTGTAGATGCCATCTGCTGACAGTTTTAAGTAGGTTTGTactgggaaaaaattaaaatactatcACACACtatctcaaaaatattttctcattaatatAATACTTGTTGTAAGTCAGTTCTCGTTAACATATTATGGCAGTATCAAGACTCAGCTGTATGGTATCGGGCATCCTTCCTGTAAGTCACAAGACAGTTACTTCCACGTGGATAACTTCTGTTAGGGGAGCACAACCAGATCTGAAAACAACATACAGCGATGCAGGGATCGAGCTTGAATTTTGGTAAGTAATGGGCAAAACTTTTTAATGATTAAAGGTGGAAATAACGATTTTCCCGAATATAAGAAAAAGGTATATGAGTTCTTGAGGAGAACATCCAGAAATGTAGTAATTTCACATGAGGAACACGCTGGAAAAccaagttttattaaaaaaagcacttaCGCATGTATTATAATTGACTAATTTTGCTGGAAGTTGCTAATACAAAGCACTGAGAAATACTGATGatgtaggatttttttaaaattgttgttCTGTATTACCACATTGATAGTAAAGGTTTGTCAAGTAACTGTGTATATCAGGGCCAGTTAAAACAGGTCTGTAATTTTCATACAGCTATTAGAGAAGGAGGTTTACTTGAACAACAACAGTTAATGACAGAAGATTGTACACAGTTACACTGAATTAGCAAACCTATGGAAACTTGCTACGATGTGGTAGCTTTGAACAGGCATTTAAGCATTTAACTCTTACTTAAACATACCAAATGGGGCAGGGATAAGGGGACACAACACAGAACAGAAGCTGGTTTCTCCCTGGGTGTAGTTTAGTACCTCTAATGCTCCAAGCACACTGCCTCAGCTATTGCTGAGAAAAGTGCTCTCTCCCTGAAAGTATAAATACTTGTACCTGtaaagagtattttttaaaaacttgtcaATCTCCATTTTCATCTGATCTGTAAGATTGTCATCACTGTTCCTCAAACACAAacttaaaaatctgattttctggACATCAGAAGTTTTCAGGGAGATAGAGGAATAGCCAAATATAAATgttcaggaaaataattcctCTAAAATAGTCCAGCTCTGAAAGGCTGAACAACTTTGCTCTCATTGTCcacctttaaagaaaaaccaaaacaccacaacTTTTATACAGCACCTCCTTTATAAGAATGTTgttagaaaaaaggaaataaaattcccTGCAGCAAGAATTGCTGGTAAAGACTGAATCAGCTACTTATGTGATTCCCATACAGTCACgtattttaatacaatttttcttccatctgcaTGGCATTAAGTTATTCCAGAAATAATACTTTCACTCATCCACTCCAAGTGATGCAAACCTATTAACATTGCATAAATGCTGAGTTTCTGGTATAGCACACCTgataggcttttttttcttattagatgctttcttctttttgcaggACTCAGATTTTGTCTTGGTCATCTTCTGAAAGCAGTCTGGAGGTACAGCTGACTTCACTGTATTTAACAAAATCTGATAAAGCCAAGTCATTTTTTGAGAGAAACTGAACAGATTTTCCACTGCAGGTGCTGATTTAAGCTCTTGATACAGTCTGTGCACAAGGGTCCCACTGTAAAGCCTGCTCAAAGGAAGGAGAGAATCCTCACTTTGAATCATACCTCAGCAAGACAGGTACAGAAGCATGCTGCTTCATGAAAAAACATGTCTGACTACAGACAGCATCCAATAGTAGGTTCCTATGGGATACCTATTCtactcagtattttttttccaatcagtATCTTTAAAGACAGGAGTTCAAGTACAGTAAAATTGGCCAAAGGAGTTTGACACATATAAACCAACATGTGAACACATTCTATCACGGGCTTGTGTGGAGAGTGGATCTCTGGAACATCCTTACCTACTCAGGTCTGGCTCAGAGAGAGGAGTGCCAAGTAGCTGGTTGAGATACAGTCCCATCTGAAGACAGCACTGCCATTGGCAAAAACTGTGTGCAGCATCTAAATCAAAgtctttattttgcaatttcttttccttccattttagAAATTCATTATATGCAATACTGTCAACTTCAGCATGTAAAACTGTGGGATCTAGgttagaaacaaaaaatgacatGCGAATAAATGTTCTGCTGTGAACAGCAGAAAAGGTATCTACAGTCTACAGGGTCTTCAAACTTCCAGTTCCATTTCAGGAAGCATTAGTAATGTTTTCAAATGTCTCAAGCTGAACTTTCAAGATGTAAAATTCTGTAAACATTCAAGTATGAATATCCACAAGAATATAAAATTGTGAAATCGGGAATTGTATTTGTTAGGTAATTTGCTACGCTATTCTGTGAACAGATCAGTTCTAAACAAGATTTCCATTCTACTCCCACCCACTTGGGATAGCAGGTGGCAACCATGAAAGTCCAGTTTCTATAAACTAGAACCTAAAGAAACTGTATAACCCTGGCAAACTTTATCTTTGTCATCAAATGAAGGACTGCTAGAGGAAATGCCACCATGACTGTAATAGGTAGAAATATTACTGAAACAATTTCCTGATAATTTAGTCCTTTCAAATTCTTGCAATGCACAGGCAGATAAGGGGTGCCAGTGCAACTCAGTTTTAAGTACAGATAATTCTAGAAAAACTCATGAGAAAAACATCAGAATGCATCAGTAACAGTTATTATATTTTGATGCATGAGTATGTTAAccttattaatttttatatcaaaattaatcttttaatcCTAAAGTaagcatttatgaaggcaaatCGATGTTTTACAAGATGTCAAAGTACTGTTTTAACTatataaaatgtgttaaatTGATGACTAGCACTGTTCCTCTGTACTAACAGAAAGGGTGTGATGCTTCAGGATATAGTGTATATCAGTGCTAATTCATCTGAATTTTGACAACTTGCCACAAACGAGGAAAAACTAATTATGGTATAGATTTTCATAGTAGCTGAACACTTAAAATTGTATTCTTTGGAGACCTACCTGGATCACTTGTTATCCTGTGCAGTTCTCCAGATACTATCATTAGGAGTAAAGCCTTTAATTGATGCAAATTAACTTTTGGTTCTGAACAACAAATCCAGTAACATGTTACAGCAACAGGGAGTTGTAAGTGACTGGGGATAGATTCTATGAAACTCATTTTCACTCCTAGAGTCTCCAGCAAAAGCATCTGACGGCATGACATGGGTacctgaaaacaaattaaattggaatggaaaataaaggcaagattttatttgctgtgaGCAGTTTCCAAAAGGCAAATAAGCTTGTGTTTAAACTAGCTACTACTTCAGGTTTTcaacaaaaaattaagtttcGTCGATATTCtgaacaggaaatatttttaaatgctacttAAGCTTTAAAAACTACATGGTTAAATGTTAGGTAGAAGGATAAAAGTAGTTTTTTCAATTGCCTGAGGTTAGATTTTAAGAGGCTTCGGAGTTGTCTTCAAATCAGGTGACTTCTACGTAAAACTTTACTTGGACAATCTTGTAACCATAATGCAGTAAAAGTACTTTAGTATGgcaaatatatatgaaaaaaacttcattttgtgcCTCTTAGAAGTTACCTTTGCTTTGTGAAATGCAAGGGTGAGACCTGTTCTTGATGCGTTTAAAACACCCTTACCTGTAATCACAATGAAATCCTGTAGTCTTCACCTGCAACATATTAATTCCTAGTACATGTTCCCTGTTTGTTGTGCTATTTAACTTCTAAAAAGTGGTGTTATAAACCTGATCCACAACTTCATGCATGCAGCAGAATCACAACAGGCTTAGGACGGTTTTGCCTATTCTTAGGCAGACATCCCCACAGTAGAAGACAACCTGATACCAGTTTTGGCTAGAGCACTTTAAATGCAGAATAACCCTTCTTATAACCTTCTGCTGAACTGGCAATTCCCCTGCCTTTAGTATGAAAAGTTGTAATAGCAGAAGCTCAAATTCATTAAAGCAGCAGCATACATACCAAGGCTCAAGAAGTAAGTTGTTAATGTTTCTTAAAATCCCCAAACATGATTTTTCTAACTCTTAAGTCTTTGCACGTTACTCATTTAAAAGGCCTGTAACAATAACTTGTGTAAAATAACCCATATGTAGGCCTTCGGATCCATAGCTATCTATAGTGTTTAATGGTTGTAGTAGTGATAAGACTTCGTTCTTATATATGAAATAGCCACCAGCAAGtaatgaaaacacagcagcacagcccacacACAGAGACATGTTAACAGCCGATCTGAATGCCAGATGCATAGAGCATGTGGCTTAAATATGCAGTATTAAAAGACACAGATTCTATTTccaaatgtttcagaaattactGCATACAAAACTTCAGGTTATGCAACCCGTGAATGGGAAATTACTTTCTGTTCACAGCAAAAGTTACAGTCTTAATCATTagaatttaaatacagaattgcTAATGGTGACTGGAACTAACCTAGTACAACATCCCTTTGATTACAAGCTGTTTTTCAGGTGCTGTTGCGTCTGGCAAGCAGCAGGGGTCCACGTTAGCAGGATGCATACTCGTGGCAGGTAAAATTGCTGGACAGCTGCAAGATTCATACATgaaataacagtaatttttagCAAAGAAGCATGGGTCTGATTCCGTTTTAAAGCATTGCTCTGAAACATCCACAGCTTGATCAAATATAAATTAACTTTTGTAGTGGTAAACTATACTCGTCTAAATGTCAGGAAACTGAGTTCCTTCCTATAGTTACAAAAGCAAGTATTAGTGTAACAGAATTCATAGGTATGAGAAGGGCTTAGAATGGAAAATTTAGGCAATACTACATATACACACAGCCAACTTATTGTATAATTTGTCTTGGCCcacttgggggtggggggaggcagaaagggaagaagataAAGGCATAATCTATGTAGCTTCTGAAATACCGCAGGCCAAGCTGTGGGTACCTAAAGCCCTGTAGGTACCCATGAAGTAGTTACTGAGGTGGCCTAGTTCAGGCATCACGTTAGGAACAACCAGTTGGCAAACACGACTCCCAAGTATTTTTTGTCATGTGTGAAACATTGTTAACTGTGACCTGTTGTAACAACCATTTACCTCCATTAACTTGTCCAAAGTAAAATGATCATCACTAAAATCTGTGGGTAGGCTTGCTGCttgaacaaatgtttttttaagtgtcttttGGAGTCTGTCAAATTCACATACAACTGGCAGCTCGTTGGTCTGCTTACTTGGAGAAGCGGCTTTGGCATTTTGAGCTACTTTCAGAAGCAGTCCATAGATAACTTGTCGAATGGgcaaagctgtgctgtgtgcGCTAGGTCTCTGCATGTTCTCCACCTGAACGTGGAGGAAGATACTTCTTAGGATCAGGGCATCGCTGATGAATGGGGCCAGCTTACCTTTTGCCAAAGCATCAAGTACCCACCGCGGTACGCCTGCTTTCTGGGCAGCTTCACATTCGTACTTTCCATTCTGGAAAAATTCCTCAAGCTTCACGTCAGACGGCATATAATCCTCCACTGAAGCGCACAGAAGCTCccttatttcttctctctggtgCTTCTTAAGGTATTTCAGCACACCGTCCACAGCCTCGGTGGGCTCAGCGAACTGCGACAGCCAGTGCAGAAGCCCCTGCAGGCGGAGgtgcttcccccccccttcccgACGCGCAGCCCCTAGGCAAGCGCACTTTGCTGAAGAACCCCTCGAGCGCTGCCACATCGATGTAGTCGTTGCCGTTCATGACGGCAAAGAGCGGGAGCAGGCGTCTGTCCAGGGGTCCGAAGTGCCTGCAGAACTTCTCCACGGAAAAGCAGCGCGCGGGCACGTAGCAGCCCTGCGCCCCCTCTCCCGCGCACACGCTCTGCCACTGGAAGTGGTTGAGGGGGCAGTACCCGGCCGCCAGGTCGAAGACGCAGAAGTCGCTGTCGAGGGAGAGGACGGGGCAGCCCCAGCGGTTGGCCAGGCCGGCGATCTCCCGGTCGGCCTCGGCGAAGCACTGCAGGAAGGGTACGCCGAGCCGGCCTAGCGCCTGCACGAAGGCCTCCCGGGTCAGCAGCGGCACCAGGCAGCCGCCGTCGCCGCGGGAGAGGCCGTGAGCCGCCCGCAGCCGCTCGGTGGCGCGGCCCCGCAGCGTGGGCAGCTTCCTGTCGTCGGCGCCGCGCCCGCCGTCCAGCACCACGAAGGGGGCGACGCTGCAGGCCCGCAGGCTGCCGAAGAAATCGCGCACGGCCGCCGCGAAGAGGCCGTAATCGCCGCCACGGCGGAAGTCGACGGCGGAGGCGAAGCACAGCCGGTGGTAGAGGCTGCTCCCGTCGATGACCAGCTTGGTGTCCCTCACCCGCAGCTCGGTGAAGAACGCCCCGCGCTCCTCCACGAAGCCCGTCAGCCCCTGGATGcccatggcggcggcggccacccacctccccagcaaCAGCGCCACGCCGCCGGCAGCCGTGCTAGGAGCGACGGGCTGCGTGCTCCGATCAGGGCGCCTCTTCCTCTTCCCGCCCACCGGCTCTCAGTACGCGTGCGCGGCGTCTCCTAGCGACGGGGCCGCAAACACGGGCCCGGCCGacgggccggggcgggcagccTAACCGCGCCGGCCGGGTTGGCTCCCGAGGCCGGGCGAGGTAGGAGGCTGGGGCCGCTCCCTCTTTTTGCCTCGGGCTGGCAGCGCCTAGCCTCAGGCCGTCCTGAGGGGAGCCGGAGGACCCTGAGGGACCGTAGCCCCGCCGTCCGGCGGCCATGGCGGCTGTCCGGGGGCCGGGCCCTGGAAGGGCAGGAAACTTGTGGGGGAGGTCGTGTACCTGGTGGCGAATCCTGAGGGGTTCTGGGGAGCACCGCCTTCCCCGGAGGGCTGAGGGAGGCGGAGTGGGGGAAGGCATGGCGCTCTCTCCCGTCTGTGTGGGGGTATCTGGTCGGGGAAGCGGGGACACTTCGTACCGGGGGTGGCGCAAAGGGGAAGGTGCGCGCGTGCCCCGGTCGCTCGGAGCGTGAGGGGATCGCGGCGCCCTGAGTGTGCGtcagggagaaaattaattagCCTCTCTGATAGTCCCAGCTATCAATTTGACCTTGTTTTACCATCATCTGCAATCAAGCTTCTTTGCTACCGACGCTACTAATAAAATCTTTTTAGTTATCCTTTCTCTGGGAGGAGTAAACTGAGCCAAGTGAGGTGATGTTACTTTAGACTTGGCTAGGTTTATAATGATGTTGCAGAAAATTATAATGGCACCAGCGTTCaggagttgggtttttttaaaatgaaagaaaaaaccgaataaatatttcccccccccaaaaaaaataaaaaaaaattatgactaGCCTGAAGTcattggcaggaaaaaaaatcaaggtagTAAATACCGAGGATATTTAgagtttaaatataaaaactcTGGAATTTGTGTTGCAAGGGGTGAGGGGCAACAAATATTTATGTAGCATAGGGGTTcttaaggaataaaaagaaaacctgataGAATTggaaaatggcctttattgGCAAAGAAGGGTTTATCTTGAAGTCAGGAAGTGTTATCTCTTCGCTGTTGCTAAAGAAACCTGAAGATTATGTAAAGAAAACTAAACCCCATATATTTCTTACATAAGCAAAGGAAGGTCAGAGGAAGAAGTGGAGGTGCTGTGCATTTAGCATGTGTAGGTGGAACTATGAAACCCTAAACAACAACTTTGCTTTAGcttgcaacaacaacaacaaaaaaaaaacaaacaggaaggAGATTGAACTCTAGccaaggaagaagggaaaataaaaaaagtgatcCAGATGATGTAGTTGCATTAGTATGGCATCTGCAGTCCGCCAGACTCTGGAATGGGGTTTGGTCCAAGGCGGAAATGAAGAATGTTAACTGTTTACCAGAGTGCTACTGGATAGAGCATGCTGGGATTTTTGAGGAAAAGCGGATGGAAAGTTGATTTCTTTGAGTTATCTCTAGTTCTTCTGAACTTTATTGAAGCAACTGATGTACTGCTCTTTGGGAAATACCTGTTCAGTGGGAGAAAATGGATGTGGgtaaaaaaatacaccaaaggTTAGGCTAAAGGTTTGAGTGAGGTAGGAGAGGCTGCCCCATTCATATGCTTCCCAAAGAATCAGACTTACGGTTGAGTCAGGCTCTAAAGTCTAATGACTCATAGGgtatttctttcaaatgcagTGGCTCAGCGATCTATGTCTCTGTGCCATTAAAATGTGCCTGTGACATCACAACGGCAGTCAACAACCCCTGCCTTAGAACACTGTTCAGCAGTATATATCAAAAGTATTTCCCAAAGTTATATGACAGTCATTACTATATACAGAGGGAAATTGAAACAGAGTAGAGGGTgagaggcagggctggaaaTAAAGTACAGCCATTACACTCAATGGGCTACTTGATGTCAAGTGTGATATTGTGGTGTAAAGGATTGTAATATACTCCTAGGGCCtaagtaagtaaaaaaaattgaaagtgaGCAGTGTTAAGGGACAGTTCTccagaaaaaaggaatagaTAGTTCATCAGTTTTTGTAAatgtagttatttttaaaggttacGTGTTTCAAAGCTATTCTGTTTTGGAGTTTATAAAGGCGTCTGTAAAAGAGCAAATTCCTAGGAGAATAGgatagtaaatgaaaaatattaaaaatacataaactttTCCAGAACTggcaaagtaatatttttatagaGTTAATCTtactcctctcccctcctcctcaaCATGAtccatttttgccttttcagacAAATTCAGAGTTACAGAAGAAGTAATCTTCTAGCTGACATTATTTGCTTagcatttgcatttcaaaatttttgtCACTTGCTGTCTGAAAGGGAATACAGAAAGAATCTCAGGAGTGCTTTTGATTAGAAACATACAGGATTTGTATCATTGTTAAGATGGCTtgtaataattaaaatttgGCTGTGTTTTTCATAATATAGTGACACTGCAATGTCAAGCTTCTTGATACAGTGTGATAGTAGCTCAGCAGATGAATATTAAAATAGGTTCTTGCACACACACTGTTGTAAGATGCAAATCTGTAATCTTCATTTAAGCTCTGCATTTGTTCGGAAGTGAAGACAGCAACTTGGACCCAGCAgttagcttttaaaattaaccaatttgtcttttctcttccaaacccacccacccccaccctatTTTGATGTACTTGCATTGACATTAAAATACTATGGTGAACAAACCCAGTGTGGGAGCACTGCACTGCAGCGGGCAGTGCTGATAGTAGTATTGGTCACGCTGAATGTGGGATCTTGCAACATCTGTATTTGTTCCAAAGGATCCTCAAGCACAAATCATGCAGGCAGTGTTTTATAGAGGCAAGGTAATGAAAGCAATATTGTTTTATTATGTGCAGTTGAACACCCTTTATCTTTGGGAATGAGGAAGTTTGCGTAAACAAAGCTATAGTAAACTCACGTTCAGTTATTGAAAACCATAGAAACACCAGAGATTTGCCTTTGCAGTCCCTATGTTTGCAGAATTAGGACTCTGTTAGACAAGAATTTCAAGTCAAAGCTAAATTGTTAGAAATGTGGCTCAAGCAAGttattacagtgaaaaaaaatgaagaacttTTGGAAGAATTGGATTTTACTGGAAGTCTTGTAGACTTCTGGGTGGCCATGAAGCTCTGATTTGCAGAAGGTACTAGTAGTGAATCACACAGAAGCTGTAAGGTCAGCACTGAAACACATGGTGAAATCTGAGGGGCAAACGAAAGAGTAGAGATAACAGCTTTGCAGTTATTGATAGGAGTGAATTCAAACTACAGGTGGAGATTATGTCTACTCTATACAAAAGTCATGAAACTTGTATTCTGAAACACAGCTATTTCTGGTGCCAGGTACCAAGTTGGTTATAAAAACAGGTGGTGAGGAAGAGTGCTATATCTAGGGGAACTGCCAAGTAAAATACAGGTATTGGTGTCCTTGCAAAAAGCACttgaacttttaaataaattaatgtatAAGCACCTGCATTTTATTTGCCCTGTGTTGTCATTTCAGTGAATTAAATTAAGGTCCATTTAGAGGAAGGCTGATTATGTCACATCTACATTATATGGAGTTTCTTTATCAAGTCTGCAACTTAGCAGACTAATCAACTTAGCAACTAATGATTCCACTTAATCTGTGTTTTGCTGCAAGCTGAGCACCATAGGCACTGCCATAGAATTAAATGGTCATTTCATAGGGACTTAATAGGGCTAATACAttgacaaataatttttttttctcttttaaaagtgtttcctgTGGGTGTCCATGGAAGAGTAAAAGGATCCGGAAGCT
This window contains:
- the ASTE1 gene encoding LOW QUALITY PROTEIN: protein asteroid homolog 1 (The sequence of the model RefSeq protein was modified relative to this genomic sequence to represent the inferred CDS: deleted 1 base in 1 codon), giving the protein MGIQGLTGFVEERGAFFTELRVRDTKLVIDGSSLYHRLCFASAVDFRRGGDYGLFAAAVRDFFGSLRACSVAPFVVLDGGRGADDRKLPTLRGRATERLRAAHGLSRGDGGCLVPLLTREAFVQALGRLGVPFLQCFAEADREIAGLANRWGCPVLSLDSDFCVFDLAAGYCPLNHFQWQSVCAGEGAQGCYVPARCFSVEKFCRHFGPLDRRLLPLFAVMNGNDYIDVAALEGFFSKVRLPRGCASGRGGKHLRLQGLLHWLSQFAEPTEAVDGVLKYLKKHQREEIRELLCASVEDYMPSDVKLEEFFQNGKYECEAAQKAGVPRWVLDALAKGKLAPFISDALILRSIFLHVQVENMQRPSAHSTALPIRQVIYGLLLKVAQNAKAASPSKQTNELPVVCEFDRLQKTLKKTFVQAASLPTDFSDDHFTLDKLMEVPMSCRQMLLLETLGVKMSFIESIPSHLQLPVAVTCYWICCSEPKVNLHQLKALLLMIVSGELHRITSDPDPTVLHAEVDSIAYNEFLKWKEKKLQNKDFDLDAAHSFCQWQCCLQMGLYLNQLLGTPLSEPDLSRLYSGTLVHRLYQELKSAPAVENLFSFSQKMTWLYQILLNTVKSAVPPDCFQKMTKTKSESCKKKKASNKKKKPIRCAIPETQHLCNVNRFASLGVDE